From the Mangifera indica cultivar Alphonso chromosome 10, CATAS_Mindica_2.1, whole genome shotgun sequence genome, one window contains:
- the LOC123226719 gene encoding probable protein kinase UbiB: protein MAWGNIYRRRMKVLKMALKIFLDYKGVQVKEKWTKKSERGELWEKAHKRNARRVVNLMVELSGLWVKIGQYLSARADVLPAEYISQLKMLQDSLPPRPLLEVILLLPANSVYYNIMEI, encoded by the exons atGGCATGGGGAAACATTTACAGAAGACGCATGAAAGTACTCAAGATGGCCTTGAAGATTTTCCTGGACTACAAG GGTGTCCAGGTGAAAGAGAAATGGACCAAAAAGTCTGAAAGAGGTGAATTATGGGAGAAGGCACATAAGCGAAATGCTCGGAGGGTTGTGAATTTGATGGTAGAGTTGAGCGGCTTATGGGTGAAAATTGGACAGTACTTATCAGCACGTGCTGATGTGCTTCCAGCGGAGTACATTTCTCAACTCAAAATGCTTCAGGACTCGCTTCCTCCTCGCCCTTTACTTGAGGTGATTCTTCTTCTACCTGCCAACTCTGTGTATTACAATATTATGGAAATCTAA